Genomic DNA from Nicotiana tabacum cultivar K326 chromosome 21, ASM71507v2, whole genome shotgun sequence:
TACATCAGAATGAATAGTCATAAACAGAGTTGTGCTTCAATTATCACTCACATGATAAGAGTTTCTAGTATGCTTGGAATATTCACACGCATCACAGAACAAAGATTCAAATTGAGTCATTGAGAACAAATCGGGATATAACTTCTTCAAGACAAAAATGATGTGTGTCTAAACCGTCTATGTCGTTGTACTATTTCTTGGTTGATATCCTTACTTTCCTCAAAAAAGGCTTGACCAGAGTTTGAATTCTATCTAATATATACAAGTCATCACGCAATCAGCCACTGCAATCCTTTTTCCTATTTGAAGATCCTGAAAAATACAACGATCGAGAAAGAACTCGATTTTACAGTTTAGAGTTTTGGTGATGGCACTAATAGAGAAGGAATGCAGGGACATGGAGCACAGTATGACAGTTTAATATTAGGAGTACAAACGATAGATTTTCTTCCAGAGATATGTGTTAAAAACCATTGGCTATTTTGACGTTACCTCTTTTGAGACACAGAGAATAGTTTTGAATGCCTTAGAGCCTGTTATGTGTCTATTTGTACCAGAATAAACAACTTAAGAATTAAGGTGAGCAGCAAAGGCATTACCTGATTGCACATAATTGGATGTGACAACATTAGCAGAGTCAAGTTTGGCTAGGAAGCGATGGAGAGCTGAATTTCATCTGAAGACAAGATTTCTCTAGAAACCGTCTCCTTGAATGTCTCCATATTTTCTGCTCAATCAGAAGGAAATCTGAAGAAAATTGCTGAAAAATAATCTGCCTCGCCGATAGTGGTTTACCTTCTTGACAACACTAACAGAAAGGTGTTTAGTTTCGGATAGCTTCAACGGAGAGAGAAAAACTCGACCTCTTTTCGAGATTAAGGAaccttttgaagaagaagaaaagactaGTATTTCTGTGTATTTCTTACCTCCCTAAGTAAAGGTATTTAAACACTAGGTCCTATGACTATtttagggaaggaaataaattacAATCAGTTACAATCAATAAGAGTAAAATGAATCAAATCTTTCCTATTAATTAAGCCAATCAACAATAATATTGTTAATAATCCTTGGATTGACATTCTTTTTGTTTCGTAACGTAATTACAGGATGGTTGGGAAACTGATGAGGCATTAGAAGATGCAGCTTTAACTGAGATCTTTTAAGACTCTGGGGTTATGTGTGCCTTTGAGGTTCAGGAATTCTTGGGTACTTGGAGTTTCAAGAGCAAAAGCCAAGGCACATTTCATAAGGGCACATGTTTCTTTTGCATGTCACAGAAGAACCAGATGATTGGCCGGAGAAAACTGTCCGCGAACATCTATAGGTAAGTCTTGGGTCTGCCTATCTGAGCTACTGAGATCTTGAATCACTTTGATTATCTATATGCCCATAGCTAAACAAGCTGACCGCTGACGGACTTGCGTGAATATTTCTGTTGTTCATTTAATCATTTGGTCATAGCagaaaattgatatttttggtttATGGAAACTGCTTTATTTTTTTGTGTTGGTTTACGGTGACGCCTATAACACTTAGTGTACTTCAGTATCAAAGCGATACACGAATGAAGCTAATAATCTGCTGCCTTGTTCTGTTGCTGCAGATATTTGTAACTAAAATGAAGCTTAagaagattaaagttgaaagcaCATTAATTTGGTAGTGGGTATCTCATCTTTGATTGGGAAGTTTATCACCAATCAACAACTAGATTTCCCAGTAATGTTTACCATAAAATTTTGATTACTTGAACTGTGCCATTTGTTAGTGGTGTGATTTATGTATTCTTATTCATTTGTCAACTGTTACAATTTCAAAATAGTTATGTGTTACCGAAATATCTCAAAGCTAAAAGGTTCAAGGGTTTACGGCTTTCCCCACCTAAAAGTAAATTGCATTGACTGACACATTTGATTCGAATATTCATCTTGATTTGGTCAATGTAGCCAAACATAAAACCACAAATGGTGTAGCAGtcaaaattgattaaagttgtaATAACAAGCATAACACCGAGCACATGATACATAGCTGTGATAAATGAAATTGGGATGGCCTGACAGAAAGCAGATATATAATCTTCCGCAGAAGGTCGGCCTGAACTTTATAACATTTGTTCATTATTTTAGATGCAGGCAAGCTCTTAGATATTTCCGGCTCCAAGAAAAGCTGTGAGATACTGATGCATAATATAATGCATCCAGCTTTGAGGAGCATTCTCAACATCattttcttcatcttcatcatcatccgTTGTCTCCTCCGATGATAAATCAAGTGGAGGCAGTACAACCCCTTTATCTAGCAAAACAAGGCTTTCCTCGTAAGTATCAAAATAAAAAGAGTACTCAGTGCCAGGAATACCAAGGCGCTCCTTTTTTTGCGTCTCAGGATTATATAAAGCTAGCATCCCTATTGATTCAGTCAACAATATTTCACTATTATCACTAATGCCGAGTACCATTAAATGCTCGTTGCCAAGTGCAACATTATACTCCTTGCTCCATGACTCAGTGTCTCCATATTGTTTCATTACCCAAATGGAACAACTGCTGCTCCAAATACGTGTATCATACTGATACACAGCAAGTGATTCCCTACACTCTGCAGCATTCAGATTCATTGGTATTTCGTTAGCCAAAACTTCTGGTAATGATAATTCCTGAAAAATCTCATCATTCAGATCAAACACCATTATCAAGTTCTCCACCCTTCTTCCCTCCCCAGTTCTCTTGTATGCAGTCCAGTGGACCTTCCCACAAACAACAGCTTGTGTCCAAAAGTACTCTATAACACCAGTGTCTGGAATAAAACCATCAAATTCATTCCAAATTCCCGAACTAAGTGCATATACCTCAACCTTAGGTGGCGCCAAATCCTGATAATCCCCATGAGTATAGGCCATCTTCACAACCTTGTAATCTCTCGTTTTAATTGCAAAGCCAAACCCAAAGACAAACTTATAAGTCCACACATTGTCACAACAACGAGCAGGCGTAGAGAGGGTGAGGCATCTGCTTATTCTAGGGTTCCAAAGTACCAAAAGATTATCATATCCAAATAAATCATTTGACAAACAGACCACACCATTGCATACACCTACGATCCTACAGTAATATCGTACTCTGCCACTAAAAGGGGATCCTAATGTTATTACAGGGTCAACATCTGCTGATGCATCCCTACGCACAATTAAATATTTTtccttcctttcaattgttgagAAGTACCTCATGATTGTACCTGTAGAGGGTTTTAGTAGAATTTGCAGGGTGTGCAGCCATATGAATTCAGGGCTTGAAATTTGTGAGTTCCATGATTTTGATATGCACCTAAATCGGAGGAGAGATTTGGGAGGAAGCCTTGAGAAGATTTGAACCATCAGTTCTTCAGGGTAATAGTCTGACATTTTTCTTGGGATATGAAATTGAAGATTTTGCTTTCTTACTCTTTTCTATTGTTTAAGAAGAAATGTTGGGTGGGGGAGGGGGAGTTCTTGAAAGGGAGACTGCTCGCTTTCTGAAGTTGTTTGATAGCGAAGAGAGCTCCAAAAGCAAGTTGATGGCAAGATGGCAAAAGAAAGCACCATTTTATACAGGGTAAATAGAGCAAAGACAAGAGTTTGTACCAGAAACAATTAATGCATGCTAATCCAGAAAGATTGTTTAATTACTTGCTTAAGATCTCCTCTCACATTTGGAAGGTAGGGAACTAAGAAACGGGATCATTAGTTTGAGCTTGGTTTTGTGAATTGAAGTAGGGTAATAATTGATGTTTCACACTTTTATTGAGtttcttaaaagaaaaaagaaagaatccAATTATTTACCTTCCGATTATCATTTTTCTGTTAGTTGACTCACTTATGGTAAGTAGGTTTGTTATAAGTTGGTAAGTAGGCTGATATAGTGATGCGTGCTTGCGTCAATAAGATATTACATAGCAAATTTGGACCTTTAGGGATGAAatacaaataattttatttagCTCTTGATAGTAGGATaggatagacccttgtggtccggcccttccccggaccccgcgcatagcgggagcttagtgcaccgggctgcccttatAGTAGGATCATGTGATTTCACAAAATATAAGGTAAGTGAATTTGAActgttttcatttttaatttgggaaaaagtatttttcttgcTTACCTTGTAGTTAAGGAATACATTTATGTCAAAAAACTtagaatcccccccccccccccaacccaaaaaaaaaagaaaaaagaaaaaaagaaaagttaaaaccAAAGAGATGTTTCTTCTGTCAGTAAACTGTGTTTGGACCTTGCTCAAGTGAATGATAAAATTATATACTTACAACAAATACCCTCAATCTCAAACAACGGCTATATGAATCCCCATTGACCCTCACTGACCATATTTCTCCATTTAACTTTGTCTCAGGCCAACattatactaaataaaataaaaagtgctAGAAGTTAGTAGTTACCTATATTTTCTAGGCCGAATAGCCAAATGCACACCGGGATTGTGTTCCCGACCCCCTAACTTCACGGTCATACATATACCTCAACTCGATTAATACAAGTGTTTTAAATGCCTCTGGCCATTGACCGAGCTTATGTGGCATTGACATGATTGAGATGGACAAAGTGCGTGGTATACACACGTATGAAGGGAGTGGATtggtattttttattttgaaaaaagattAAAGATTTACCCGTTTACTCATTCCAAACTTCTTGCTACCATGCTCTTCAACTTCTCTAGAATTTGACTCTAATAATATACCCAATAGGTCATTATTGAGGGCCTTGCCATTGCCTTCTTCTTTTGCCTTTAATCTGTTGtcaattagacatgaaatttttTCTCGTACTTCCTTTTCACATTCTTTCATTCTATTGTTCATTTTACTGGGAAGAAATCTGCAAATTAAAGGAAAAGTAAGTAAATATTTATGCATATCTTTATGCGTATGATCCAAGAGAAAGAATCAACTCTCTCTATGAAGATGTGTGAAAAcgcaagataaaaaaaataaaaataaaaagttgcaTCTCTCTAAAAGTTTAAACTTTTAGAAGTAGTCATTCAATTTCAGTACatccaaacaaaaaataaataaaaaagaatttgaGGAAGAAGCTGAAGGAAAGTCTTGGCACAAAGGTAAAAGTTACCATCCTGTAATCAAGAGGTTACAGGTTCAACTTGCAGAAAtaacctcttgcaaaaatgcaaagTAAGGCTGCATACATAAAACTAGTGTGATCCAACCCTTCTCCGCATCCCGCGCTGGACTGCCCTGGGCTGCCCTTCTAGGAAAAAGCAGGGAAGTTGGATGAAATGGGAAGGTCAATGTTTTCTATTTGACTCCTTTGGCAGTCCACTTAATTAGTCTTTCCAAGTTTCCACTAATTTAAGCAGGTCCCTTTTTTCCTTCCAAACCATAATGTAAGTTGAAAATAAAATAGTGGTTGACCAACAAAGTAAGTCAAGAAGTAAATGATAGGTCAATGTTCTGGGGTTGATTCTTTCTAAGTGTCCAAGTCCATGCAtctattttaaattaaaatgaGGTTTACTTAGGCCACTTCACCATCTTACAGATATCATACAAATTTCTTCTTTATGGCTGTAAGCTGGATTTTCCCTTTCTTGTtcactcttttttgttattttcattcaTTAACCAGCCAACCTTTTGATTATCCAACTGCAAATCTTTCAACTACTTGGATCAACAGTTATTCAGCACCACATTCAGTGAACTTCACTGATGGCTCTATAGTAAGGGCTATACTTATTAAAGGAAGCTTTGGTCCAAGATATGCTTGTGGATTCTACTGTAATGGCAATTGTGAAACTTACATCTTTGCCATTTTCATTGTGTACACAAATAGTATTTCCTCTATTACAGCTGTTAATGTAGGATTCCCACAAGTTGTTTGGTCTGCTAATAGGAATAATCCAGTTAGGATCAATGCAACTTTGCAGCTCACATTAGGAGGAAACTTGGTACTTAGAGATGCTGATGGTACTTTGGTTTGGTCAACAAATACTACTGAGAAATCTGTTGCTGGCTTAAAGTTGACTCATTTGGGAAATCTTGTTCTCTTTGATGTCAACAATGTTACTGTTTGGCAATCTTTTGATCATCCAACTGATTCTTTGGTACCTGGACAGAAGTTAGTATCAGGAAAGAAGCTAACAGCAAGTGTCTCAGCAACAAACTGGACTGAGGGAGGTTTGTTTTCTTTCTCTGCCACAAATAATGGTTTGATTGCTTTCGTTGAGTCGAGTCCACCACAAACATATTTTGAGAGTTCCATAGATGGACTAACTGCTAGTAAAGCATCCAACTATGTCATGTATTTGAATGGAAGCTTAGCTTTATTCACCAATTCCAGTGACTCCAAGAATCCGCGGATACTGGTTTCCGTTGCTCCTGTATCTTCAGCTCAATTTTTGAAACTGGAATTTGATGGGCACTTGAAAGTGTATGAGTGGCAAGACCAGTGGAAAGAGGTCAATGACCTTTTTACAGGCTTTTATGGTGAGTGTGCTTACCCAATGGCATGTGGAAGATACGGCATTTGCTCAAAAGGGCAGTGTAGTTGTCCCAAATCAAGTTCTGATTCAACAAACTATTTTAGACAGATAAATGATAGGCAGCCTAATCTTGGTTGTTCTGAGATCACAAAAATGACTTGTAATGACTCAAAAAACCACAGATATTTGGAGCTCAATGATGTGAATTATTTCGCGTTTAGTGCAGATATTATTGATACAGACATGACTACCTGTAAAAATGCATGTTTGAGGAATTGTTCTTGTAAAGCTGCTATTTTTGGTTCAAATTCTTCTACTGGGGAGTGCTACCTTCCATCCGAGATATTTTCATTGATGAATAATGAGAAGGACAAGACAAGGTATAATTCCTCTGCATTTGTGAAAGTACAGAATGTGAAATTACAGAATGAAACTCAACCAGCTGTTGCAAGAAGGAAAAGGCACTTGAATGGTGCTATAGTGGGATCTGTTACAGGAATTTCCATTCTTGGCATTATAATCGGATGCATAATTTTCATACTCTGGAAGAAGAGAAAGGAAGATGAAGTGGAAGAGCATTATCTAGATAACATGCCAGGAatgcctgttagattttcttacGACAATCTAAAGTCTGCAACTGAGAACTTTAGCAAAAAACTTGGTGAAGGAGGATTCGGATCAGTGTTCGGAGGGACCTTAAAAGACGGCAGAAAGATTGCAGTGAAATGCCTTGACGGAATAGGCAAAGCCAAGAAATCATTCCTAGCTGAGGTTGAAACCATTGGCAGCATACATCATCTCAGCTTGGTCCAATTAATTGGCTTCTGTGCTGAGAAATCTCACAGACTTCTAGTATATGAGTTTATGAGCAATGGATCACTAGACAAATGGATCTACTCTGGCAATCAAGAAATCGTTCTAGATTGGAAATGCAGGAAGAAGATTATTCATGACGTAGCCAAAGGACTAGCCTACCTCCACGAAGAATGCAGGCAAAAAATTCTACATTTGGATATTAAGCCTCAAAACATTCTCCTAGATGAGAAGTATAATGCTAAGCTCTCTGACTTCGGACTTTCCAAGCTAATAGATCGGACTCAGAGCAAAGTTGTGACTACCATGAGAGGTACTCCTGGCTATCTAGCTCCTGAATGGCTTAGTGCAGTTATAACAGAAAAGGTAGATGTCTATAGCTATGGCGTTGTAGTCTTGGAGATCTTGTGTGGAAGGAAAAATTTCGAGCCATCTGAGCCCGAGGAGCAAAGGCTATTGATGAGTCTTCTCAAGAGAAAGGCAGAGGAAGGGCGATTAATGGATCTGATTGATAAGCGCAGTGAAGATATGCAGCTTTATAAGGAAGAAGTAGTAGATACAATGCAAGTTGCTGCGTGGTGTCTACAACGCGATTACACCAAGAGACCATCAATGTCAACAGTTGTCATGGTCATTGAGGGCGCGGTGGATGTTGAAAAGAGTCTGGACTATAACTTTCTTATTACACAAAACGTATCAGATATCAATATAGTAGATTCTGCTCCATTATTTCCCTCAATCCCATCCGGCCCAAGGTGAGTGGGAATTTCTTCTTAAACATTGCTAATTTCTAGCTCTATAAAATGCATCATGCTGGCTGCTGTTTAAATTTCTTCACTGTTATCACAAAGTTGTACTAGTTTGTTTTCTTTGCATAAGTCATGTAAGTTTATTCAA
This window encodes:
- the LOC107822677 gene encoding G-type lectin S-receptor-like serine/threonine-protein kinase SD2-5 isoform X1; amino-acid sequence: MAVSWIFPFLFTLFCYFHSLTSQPFDYPTANLSTTWINSYSAPHSVNFTDGSIVRAILIKGSFGPRYACGFYCNGNCETYIFAIFIVYTNSISSITAVNVGFPQVVWSANRNNPVRINATLQLTLGGNLVLRDADGTLVWSTNTTEKSVAGLKLTHLGNLVLFDVNNVTVWQSFDHPTDSLVPGQKLVSGKKLTASVSATNWTEGGLFSFSATNNGLIAFVESSPPQTYFESSIDGLTASKASNYVMYLNGSLALFTNSSDSKNPRILVSVAPVSSAQFLKLEFDGHLKVYEWQDQWKEVNDLFTGFYGECAYPMACGRYGICSKGQCSCPKSSSDSTNYFRQINDRQPNLGCSEITKMTCNDSKNHRYLELNDVNYFAFSADIIDTDMTTCKNACLRNCSCKAAIFGSNSSTGECYLPSEIFSLMNNEKDKTRYNSSAFVKVQNVKLQNETQPAVARRKRHLNGAIVGSVTGISILGIIIGCIIFILWKKRKEDEVEEHYLDNMPGMPVRFSYDNLKSATENFSKKLGEGGFGSVFGGTLKDGRKIAVKCLDGIGKAKKSFLAEVETIGSIHHLSLVQLIGFCAEKSHRLLVYEFMSNGSLDKWIYSGNQEIVLDWKCRKKIIHDVAKGLAYLHEECRQKILHLDIKPQNILLDEKYNAKLSDFGLSKLIDRTQSKVVTTMRGTPGYLAPEWLSAVITEKVDVYSYGVVVLEILCGRKNFEPSEPEEQRLLMSLLKRKAEEGRLMDLIDKRSEDMQLYKEEVVDTMQVAAWCLQRDYTKRPSMSTVVMVIEGAVDVEKSLDYNFLITQNVSDINIVDSAPLFPSIPSGPR
- the LOC107822677 gene encoding G-type lectin S-receptor-like serine/threonine-protein kinase SD2-5 isoform X2 — encoded protein: MCAFEVQEFLGTWSFKSKSQGTFHKGTCFFCMSQKNQMIGRRKLSANIYRNNPVRINATLQLTLGGNLVLRDADGTLVWSTNTTEKSVAGLKLTHLGNLVLFDVNNVTVWQSFDHPTDSLVPGQKLVSGKKLTASVSATNWTEGGLFSFSATNNGLIAFVESSPPQTYFESSIDGLTASKASNYVMYLNGSLALFTNSSDSKNPRILVSVAPVSSAQFLKLEFDGHLKVYEWQDQWKEVNDLFTGFYGECAYPMACGRYGICSKGQCSCPKSSSDSTNYFRQINDRQPNLGCSEITKMTCNDSKNHRYLELNDVNYFAFSADIIDTDMTTCKNACLRNCSCKAAIFGSNSSTGECYLPSEIFSLMNNEKDKTRYNSSAFVKVQNVKLQNETQPAVARRKRHLNGAIVGSVTGISILGIIIGCIIFILWKKRKEDEVEEHYLDNMPGMPVRFSYDNLKSATENFSKKLGEGGFGSVFGGTLKDGRKIAVKCLDGIGKAKKSFLAEVETIGSIHHLSLVQLIGFCAEKSHRLLVYEFMSNGSLDKWIYSGNQEIVLDWKCRKKIIHDVAKGLAYLHEECRQKILHLDIKPQNILLDEKYNAKLSDFGLSKLIDRTQSKVVTTMRGTPGYLAPEWLSAVITEKVDVYSYGVVVLEILCGRKNFEPSEPEEQRLLMSLLKRKAEEGRLMDLIDKRSEDMQLYKEEVVDTMQVAAWCLQRDYTKRPSMSTVVMVIEGAVDVEKSLDYNFLITQNVSDINIVDSAPLFPSIPSGPR
- the LOC142175110 gene encoding F-box/kelch-repeat protein At3g23880-like, translating into MSDYYPEELMVQIFSRLPPKSLLRFRCISKSWNSQISSPEFIWLHTLQILLKPSTGTIMRYFSTIERKEKYLIVRRDASADVDPVITLGSPFSGRVRYYCRIVGVCNGVVCLSNDLFGYDNLLVLWNPRISRCLTLSTPARCCDNVWTYKFVFGFGFAIKTRDYKVVKMAYTHGDYQDLAPPKVEVYALSSGIWNEFDGFIPDTGVIEYFWTQAVVCGKVHWTAYKRTGEGRRVENLIMVFDLNDEIFQELSLPEVLANEIPMNLNAAECRESLAVYQYDTRIWSSSCSIWVMKQYGDTESWSKEYNVALGNEHLMVLGISDNSEILLTESIGMLALYNPETQKKERLGIPGTEYSFYFDTYEESLVLLDKGVVLPPLDLSSEETTDDDEDEENDVENAPQSWMHYIMHQYLTAFLGAGNI